From the Psychrobacillus sp. FSL K6-4046 genome, one window contains:
- the msrA gene encoding peptide-methionine (S)-S-oxide reductase MsrA: MEKATFAGGCFWCMVKPFDSYDGIKKVVSGYTGGNLPNPTYEQVCSNATGHFEAVQITYDPEKFSYDQLLDIFWLNIDPTDEEGQFFDKGSSYQTAIFYHNEEQREKAEQSKAALNASGRYPKKIATKILPASEFYEAEEYHQDYYKKNPSHYNRYFVGSGRANFVENNRRLQNEG, encoded by the coding sequence ATGGAAAAAGCAACATTTGCAGGTGGCTGTTTTTGGTGTATGGTAAAACCGTTTGATTCTTATGACGGCATTAAAAAAGTTGTTTCCGGTTATACGGGTGGTAATTTACCTAACCCTACTTATGAACAAGTGTGTTCAAATGCTACCGGACACTTTGAGGCAGTTCAAATTACGTATGATCCGGAAAAATTTTCTTACGATCAACTACTGGATATATTTTGGCTAAACATCGATCCAACAGATGAAGAAGGGCAATTTTTCGACAAGGGATCTTCCTATCAAACAGCTATTTTTTATCATAATGAAGAGCAACGAGAAAAAGCAGAACAATCAAAGGCTGCTTTAAATGCCTCTGGTCGATATCCGAAAAAAATAGCTACCAAAATTTTGCCTGCATCTGAGTTTTATGAGGCAGAAGAATACCATCAAGACTATTATAAAAAGAATCCAAGTCATTATAATAGATACTTTGTTGGTTCTGGTAGAGCAAACTTCGTTGAAAACAATAGGAGGTTACAAAATGAAGGATAA